The Candidatus Dependentiae bacterium sequence CCGATAGCATATTTTATCGATCGGATTATATTTCGGATCAACCGATTGAATAAGCTAATGTAGCATTCCATATGCACAATAAAAAGCCGCTCCTCTTAAATGTGGACGATTATGACGCAGGACGGTATGCTACGACGAGAATCCTGACCATGGCCGGGTTCACCGTTATCGAGGCGGAAACCGGCGAAGAGGCCCTGAGAAAGGTCAAAGAAGAAAAGCCGGACCTGGTCATCCTCGACATCAACCTGCCTGATATAGACGGCTTTGAGGTGTGCAGGGGGATCAAGGAAGAACCTTCATCAAAGTTGCTCCCTGTCCTTCATCTTTCCGCAACCTTTACGGACACTGCTGCAAAAGTAAAGGGCTTGGAAGGCGGTGCCGACGGTTACCTTACACAACCGGTTGAGCCGCTGGTGCTCATTGCAACCATAAAATCCCTTCTCCGGCTCAAGGATGTTGAGGCCGAGGCGGTTTTAATGGCTTCGCAGTGGGAGAGCACTTTTGATGCCATCTCCAGTTCAGTATTCCTTCTGGACTTGGACTGTCGTATCCTTCGATGCAACAAAGCCACAGAAAAACTTTTTAATAAAACACAGGATGAGATTATCGGCAGGCATTGCTGGGAATGGATGCATGGTGCGAATAAACCAATCCCAGAATGTCCTATGACGTCCATGAAGAACGACTGTCAGAGAAAAAGCATTGCCTTCCAAGCAGACGAGCGTTGGCTCCAGATTACGGTTGACCCGATTCTGGATGAAGCAGGAAATCTGACCGGGGCAGTCCACGCCATTGATGACATCACCGAGCGTATAAACCTTCAGGCACAGCTTATTCAGGCGCAGAAAATGGAATCCGTTGGGCGGCTGGCCAGCGGAGTGGCTCACGATTACAACAACATCCTCAGCGTGATCCTGGGTTACACGGAACTGGCTCTGGACAAGGTGGGCCCCAATGATCCGCTGCATGCCGACCTGATGGAAATCCTGGCTGCCGCCAAGCGTTCCGCAGATATTACCCGCCAACTACTGGCCTTTGCGCGCAAGCAGATTGTTGCCCCCAAGGTACTCGCTTTAAACGAAACCTTGGAGGCGATGTTCAAGTTGCTGCGGCAACTCATCGGCGAAGACATCGATCTATCCTGGAATCCCAGAGCAAACCTGTGGGCGGTCAAGATAGATCCCTCCCAGCTCGACCAGATCCTGGTCAACCTGTGCGTCAACGCCCGGGACGCCATCGCCGGCGTGGGCAAAGTCACCATCGAAACGGACAAGGTGACCCTTGACGCGGCCTATTGCGACGATCACGCAGGCTTTATTCCCGGGGATTTTGTTCTGTTGGCCGTTAGCGACAATGGCAGCGGCATGGATAAAGAGACTCTGGGTAAGCTTTTCGAACCGTTTTTCACCACCAAGGGTGTGGGGCGGGGAACCGGTTTGGGACTGGCCACAGTCTACGGCATCGTCAAACAGAACAAAGGTTTTATCAATGTTTACAGCGAAATCGGAAAAGGCACGACCTTTAGGATTTATCTTCCGCGTCATGCGGGCGACAACGAAGAGATGAGCGAGGAAACCACAGAGGAAATTCCCAGGGGGCGTGGCGAA is a genomic window containing:
- a CDS encoding response regulator, with amino-acid sequence MHNKKPLLLNVDDYDAGRYATTRILTMAGFTVIEAETGEEALRKVKEEKPDLVILDINLPDIDGFEVCRGIKEEPSSKLLPVLHLSATFTDTAAKVKGLEGGADGYLTQPVEPLVLIATIKSLLRLKDVEAEAVLMASQWESTFDAISSSVFLLDLDCRILRCNKATEKLFNKTQDEIIGRHCWEWMHGANKPIPECPMTSMKNDCQRKSIAFQADERWLQITVDPILDEAGNLTGAVHAIDDITERINLQAQLIQAQKMESVGRLASGVAHDYNNILSVILGYTELALDKVGPNDPLHADLMEILAAAKRSADITRQLLAFARKQIVAPKVLALNETLEAMFKLLRQLIGEDIDLSWNPRANLWAVKIDPSQLDQILVNLCVNARDAIAGVGKVTIETDKVTLDAAYCDDHAGFIPGDFVLLAVSDNGSGMDKETLGKLFEPFFTTKGVGRGTGLGLATVYGIVKQNKGFINVYSEIGKGTTFRIYLPRHAGDNEEMSEETTEEIPRGRGETVLVVEDEASILQLANRILKDLGYSVLTAKTPGKAMGLAKEHADSIHLLITDVVMPEMNGRELAERMLALYPGLKVLFMSGYTSDVIAHRGVLDEGVNFIQKPFPKKDMAAKVRAALDTVKP